The following are encoded in a window of Ferribacterium limneticum genomic DNA:
- a CDS encoding ATP-binding protein: MNAPLAQDWTIANQQLLVAEFARLKERLPRSTGNNAQNQNAETGAALADARQLLHTESAIDWLTAAFGLSGFERDLLLLCAGAEMDAELARACALAHGDTTRPWVTFSLALATLESPHWSALTPQRPLRRWRLIDIDNHAGLAASRLRIDERVLHFLVGINELDVRLAHLLRPALALPRQAGSHAATTQAALAALDTGREGPGQWPVIILEGDDPAAQEDIATRCADALGLSCLAIQAEDIPLAAEERAALITLWQREATLLGAALLVVIGDPVSPAGEAARALIERIGGLCLVACPSAPALLTQNLRFPVNKPAGADRRQLWIDTLGPAGAHRAGPELDRAASHFRLGSRAVQSIAKTLQTSLAIPSGNAGATAPGPLWNGCRQESRGGLDNLAQRLETTADWDSLVLPEAQLAVLRQIAAHLRQRFRVQEEWGFAAQGSRGLGLATLFAGESGTGKTLAAEVLAHSLNLDLYRIDLSAVVSKYIGETEKNLRRVFDAAEDCGAILLFDEADALFGKRTEVKDSHDRHANIEVSYLLQRMEAYHGLAVLTTNLKSSLDTAFLRRLRFVVQFPFPDQEQRIALWQRAFPAATPTRDLDLDKLSRLSMTGGSIRNIALNAAFLAADAGEPVGMSHLLTAAHAEASKRERPLADAETRGWA, translated from the coding sequence ATGAACGCCCCGCTCGCCCAGGACTGGACCATCGCCAATCAGCAACTGCTGGTCGCCGAGTTCGCCCGGCTCAAGGAGCGGCTGCCACGGTCAACCGGAAATAATGCCCAAAATCAAAATGCCGAAACCGGCGCCGCCCTCGCCGACGCCCGCCAGTTGCTCCATACCGAAAGCGCCATCGACTGGCTGACAGCCGCCTTCGGTCTCTCCGGTTTCGAGCGCGACCTTCTATTGCTCTGCGCCGGCGCCGAAATGGATGCCGAACTCGCCCGCGCCTGCGCCCTGGCCCACGGCGACACGACGCGGCCCTGGGTCACCTTCAGCCTCGCCCTGGCCACGCTCGAATCGCCGCACTGGAGCGCCCTGACACCGCAACGCCCGCTGCGGCGCTGGCGCCTCATCGACATCGACAACCATGCCGGCCTCGCCGCCAGCCGCCTGCGCATCGACGAGCGCGTGCTGCACTTCCTCGTCGGCATCAATGAACTCGACGTCCGTCTCGCCCATCTGCTCCGCCCAGCCCTTGCCCTGCCCCGGCAGGCCGGCAGCCACGCGGCCACGACGCAAGCCGCGCTTGCTGCGCTCGACACCGGGCGCGAAGGCCCCGGCCAATGGCCAGTCATCATCCTCGAAGGCGACGACCCGGCCGCCCAGGAAGACATCGCGACGCGCTGCGCCGACGCCCTCGGCCTGAGCTGCCTGGCCATTCAGGCCGAAGACATCCCGCTCGCCGCTGAAGAACGCGCCGCCCTGATCACCCTCTGGCAACGCGAAGCCACGCTGCTCGGCGCTGCCCTCTTGGTCGTCATCGGCGATCCAGTCTCGCCTGCTGGGGAGGCTGCCCGCGCCCTCATCGAACGGATCGGCGGCCTGTGCCTGGTAGCCTGCCCGAGCGCCCCGGCGCTGCTCACCCAAAACCTGCGTTTCCCGGTCAACAAGCCGGCCGGCGCCGATCGCCGGCAACTGTGGATCGACACCCTCGGCCCCGCCGGCGCCCACCGCGCCGGACCGGAACTCGACCGCGCCGCCAGCCATTTCCGCCTCGGCAGCCGGGCCGTCCAGAGCATCGCCAAAACCCTGCAAACCAGCCTTGCCATCCCTTCCGGCAACGCCGGGGCCACGGCGCCCGGCCCGCTGTGGAACGGCTGCCGCCAGGAAAGCCGCGGCGGCCTCGACAATCTTGCCCAGCGCCTCGAAACGACGGCCGACTGGGACAGCCTCGTCCTGCCGGAGGCCCAGCTCGCCGTCCTGCGCCAGATCGCCGCCCACCTCCGCCAGCGCTTCAGGGTCCAGGAAGAATGGGGCTTCGCCGCCCAGGGCAGCCGCGGCCTCGGCCTCGCCACGCTGTTCGCCGGCGAGAGCGGCACCGGCAAGACGCTCGCCGCCGAGGTACTGGCCCACAGCCTGAACCTCGACCTCTACCGCATCGACCTGTCGGCCGTCGTCAGCAAATACATCGGTGAAACCGAGAAAAACCTGCGCCGGGTTTTCGACGCCGCCGAAGACTGCGGCGCCATCCTGCTCTTCGATGAAGCCGACGCCCTGTTCGGCAAGCGCACCGAGGTCAAGGACAGCCACGACCGGCACGCCAACATCGAAGTCAGCTACTTGCTGCAACGCATGGAGGCCTACCACGGCCTCGCCGTGCTCACCACCAACCTCAAGTCCAGTCTCGACACCGCCTTCCTGCGCCGGTTGCGCTTCGTCGTCCAGTTTCCCTTCCCCGACCAGGAGCAGCGTATCGCCCTCTGGCAGCGGGCCTTCCCGGCCGCCACGCCAACCCGCGACCTTGATCTCGACAAACTCTCCCGCCTCTCGATGACCGGCGGCAGCATCCGCAACATCGCCCTCAACGCCGCCTTTCTTGCCGCCGATGCCGGTGAACCGGTCGGCATGAGCCACCTGCTGACGGCCGCCCACGCCGAAGCCTCCAAACGCGAACGGCCGCTGGCCGATGCTGAAACGCGAGGCTGGGCATGA
- a CDS encoding eCIS core domain-containing protein, translating into MKQFSRAYPEMTTLPPRPAPERHSREVLADQRAAHALGNGMLRSPLSAPQRSLPNWQSAGNPLPEQGGHSLSPTLRAPFEQGFGHDFSQVRIFPAGKTAEAVHKAGSRAITCGPRIALAPGHWAPETPTGRALLAHELAHVTQQAGEGRTRLDHKTLDEEIDEELKAKATDPKTLDPTHREYARTLQGHGFDITHNKAMELLPEPKDPKAKAAWKRQFEKIDKLAGRILDQSGPLVEQKESRAQSLATDLATAGFINEAMALAPKITDPDLRKFVYQAALGQPAKVSEAQVTTIAQFQAANAKDLADHDLFTRLTTDQGGYAKDLGSAKVNAALKVVVKTYATASDLPQKLAQLLFFHPGSRAAFTTWMLAEKRSALLKQVSDQAYFVEGANIQAGGKTLHPDAATLGWAIGNKQRITVDDVIALCAAAGTPLKAPAANDIGTLKAWLELNTEKIGQALAKQNPGKPEVAAAMYTQIVEAFTWHVPADSKEDVKPDKSGHITKLSAAGPQNSQLKVDCDVLATYGVRLLVAGGYTPIGYMAVKPTDPDRAPHAMALLQNGKDFYAISNNATKKLTASKKADALKETRDFGLDEAYDASRPLTGYGIYYMDCDAKGTLPDEVLNQDSKAHDGGLSK; encoded by the coding sequence ATGAAACAGTTCAGCCGGGCTTACCCCGAAATGACCACGCTGCCGCCGCGCCCGGCCCCGGAACGGCACAGTCGCGAGGTCCTGGCCGATCAGCGGGCGGCGCACGCGCTAGGCAACGGCATGCTCCGCAGCCCCCTTTCCGCGCCGCAACGCAGCCTGCCGAACTGGCAAAGCGCCGGCAACCCGCTCCCGGAACAGGGCGGGCACAGCCTGTCGCCGACCCTGCGCGCCCCGTTCGAGCAAGGTTTCGGCCATGACTTTTCCCAGGTTCGCATCTTCCCGGCCGGCAAAACGGCCGAGGCGGTGCACAAGGCCGGCAGCCGCGCCATCACCTGCGGTCCCCGCATCGCCCTGGCACCGGGCCATTGGGCGCCGGAAACGCCGACCGGCCGTGCCCTGCTCGCCCATGAACTGGCCCACGTCACGCAGCAGGCAGGCGAAGGCAGGACGCGGCTCGATCACAAGACGCTGGACGAAGAGATCGACGAGGAACTCAAAGCCAAGGCCACCGATCCGAAGACGCTTGACCCGACGCATCGGGAATACGCCCGCACGCTGCAGGGCCACGGTTTCGACATCACCCACAACAAGGCCATGGAGCTGCTGCCGGAACCCAAGGATCCGAAAGCCAAGGCGGCCTGGAAGCGCCAGTTCGAGAAAATCGACAAACTGGCCGGCCGCATCCTCGACCAGAGCGGCCCGCTGGTCGAACAAAAGGAAAGCCGGGCGCAGTCGCTGGCGACCGACCTGGCCACCGCTGGTTTCATCAATGAAGCGATGGCGCTGGCGCCCAAGATCACCGACCCCGACCTGCGCAAGTTCGTCTATCAGGCCGCACTCGGCCAGCCGGCCAAGGTGAGTGAAGCCCAGGTCACCACCATCGCCCAGTTTCAGGCGGCCAACGCCAAGGATCTGGCCGACCACGACCTGTTCACGCGCCTGACCACCGATCAGGGCGGCTATGCCAAGGATCTCGGCAGTGCCAAGGTCAACGCAGCGCTCAAGGTCGTCGTCAAGACTTACGCCACGGCGAGCGACCTGCCGCAAAAACTCGCGCAGTTGCTGTTCTTCCACCCGGGCAGCCGGGCCGCCTTCACCACCTGGATGCTGGCCGAGAAGCGCAGTGCGTTGCTCAAGCAGGTCTCCGACCAGGCCTATTTCGTCGAAGGCGCCAATATCCAGGCTGGCGGCAAAACCCTGCACCCCGACGCCGCGACGCTCGGTTGGGCGATCGGCAACAAGCAGCGGATCACCGTCGACGACGTGATCGCCCTCTGCGCCGCTGCCGGCACGCCACTCAAGGCGCCGGCCGCCAACGACATCGGCACGCTCAAGGCCTGGCTGGAACTGAACACCGAGAAAATTGGCCAGGCGCTCGCCAAACAGAACCCCGGCAAGCCGGAAGTGGCGGCAGCGATGTACACCCAGATCGTCGAAGCCTTCACCTGGCATGTCCCGGCCGACTCCAAGGAGGACGTCAAGCCGGACAAGAGCGGGCATATCACCAAGCTCAGCGCGGCTGGCCCGCAGAACAGCCAGCTCAAGGTCGACTGCGACGTGCTGGCCACCTACGGCGTGCGCCTGCTGGTCGCCGGCGGCTACACCCCGATCGGCTACATGGCGGTCAAACCGACCGACCCCGACCGCGCGCCGCACGCCATGGCCCTGCTCCAGAACGGCAAGGACTTCTATGCCATCTCCAACAACGCGACGAAGAAGCTGACGGCCAGCAAGAAAGCCGACGCCCTCAAGGAAACGCGCGACTTCGGCCTCGACGAAGCCTACGACGCCAGCCGCCCGCTGACCGGCTACGGCATTTATTACATGGACTGCGATGCCAAGGGCACGCTGCCCGACGAAGTGCTCAACCAGGACAGCAAGGCCCACGATGGAGGACTGAGCAAATGA
- a CDS encoding eCIS core domain-containing protein: MSQLARPVAAPTAAVARPATAARLALQPNKSVVTAPHEAAPSLSASGQPLPNALRQEFEPFFAHDLSRVRIHTDHPAQSAADNLAADAFAMGSDIAFAANRFRPDTVGGRRLLVHELAHVVQQGAIPTVNRKNGPKTLPQTAERQADSAALAYLAGRPAPVLSRFQPGLACAVKTNGGEFDTDRYTPTNVPPRRGGTVGKVIGASIRLHFTPNDLVEADLIGTVQTVRTLRNTRAGGAINATSFPTPHKGTLALGRTESDPGRVIDQTDTGTRRTPNTNPLYATDAKPGAIPTKLTDAVPAPETVGAGAGYGKDTFGEHGHRKKKADGSFEVKKATLSDSPSRSIEFARQEWVQTFEVSALALSGPLANTYLGSVEWGWKCDAAGTATLDPPAIRLISPGLPSSAFADAAKKWNAGKTVRNPATRRPLDTIDLPLPTSATETSNKPAVERGTGEMLLALDTVNTTLKTATDVDKNAKTLEKRAMEQTLSTRQVLVNVNVKKTEDWTGADEVYALLKSGNKQAKTPVKSLNDGQSGSFALPLPSLMPIKGPISVQIYDEDTGTFFDRDDLIVHMLWQPPYGGIRNTRSRDEADYDVVVRFNK; encoded by the coding sequence ATGAGCCAGCTTGCCCGTCCCGTCGCGGCACCCACCGCTGCCGTAGCCCGCCCCGCCACCGCGGCCCGCCTCGCGCTTCAGCCGAACAAGTCAGTCGTGACGGCACCCCACGAAGCGGCACCTTCCCTGTCAGCCAGCGGCCAGCCGCTGCCCAACGCCCTGCGCCAGGAATTCGAACCGTTCTTCGCCCACGACCTGTCGCGCGTCCGCATCCACACCGACCACCCGGCCCAGTCCGCCGCCGACAACCTCGCCGCCGACGCCTTCGCCATGGGCAGCGACATTGCCTTCGCCGCCAACCGCTTCCGCCCGGATACCGTCGGCGGGCGCCGGCTGCTCGTCCATGAACTGGCGCATGTCGTGCAACAGGGCGCGATTCCTACGGTCAACCGGAAAAACGGGCCAAAAACGCTGCCGCAAACCGCCGAACGGCAGGCCGACTCCGCCGCCCTGGCCTATCTCGCCGGCCGCCCCGCTCCGGTGCTATCCCGCTTTCAGCCTGGCCTGGCCTGTGCCGTGAAGACCAATGGCGGTGAGTTCGATACCGACCGCTATACGCCGACCAACGTCCCGCCAAGACGAGGCGGCACCGTCGGCAAGGTCATTGGCGCCAGCATCCGCCTGCACTTCACCCCCAACGACCTGGTCGAAGCCGACCTCATCGGCACCGTGCAAACCGTGCGCACGCTGCGAAACACCCGGGCCGGCGGCGCCATCAACGCGACCAGTTTCCCGACGCCGCACAAGGGCACGCTGGCGCTCGGCAGAACCGAAAGCGACCCGGGCCGGGTCATCGACCAGACCGACACCGGCACCCGGCGCACACCCAACACCAACCCGCTCTACGCCACCGACGCCAAGCCCGGCGCCATCCCGACGAAGCTGACAGACGCGGTTCCTGCGCCCGAAACGGTCGGCGCCGGCGCCGGTTACGGCAAGGACACCTTTGGCGAACACGGCCACCGGAAAAAGAAGGCCGACGGCAGCTTCGAGGTCAAGAAAGCCACCCTGTCGGACTCCCCCAGCCGCTCCATCGAATTCGCCCGGCAGGAATGGGTGCAGACCTTCGAGGTCTCGGCGCTGGCGCTTTCCGGCCCGCTGGCCAACACATATCTCGGATCGGTCGAATGGGGCTGGAAATGCGACGCCGCCGGCACCGCCACGCTCGATCCGCCGGCCATCCGCCTGATTTCGCCGGGACTGCCGAGCAGCGCCTTCGCTGATGCAGCGAAAAAGTGGAATGCCGGCAAGACGGTGCGCAATCCGGCAACCAGAAGGCCCCTCGATACCATCGATCTGCCGCTGCCGACCAGCGCCACCGAGACCAGCAACAAGCCGGCCGTGGAACGCGGCACCGGCGAAATGCTGCTCGCGCTCGACACCGTCAACACCACGCTGAAAACTGCGACCGATGTGGACAAGAACGCCAAGACGCTGGAAAAGCGCGCCATGGAGCAAACCCTGTCCACCCGCCAGGTGCTGGTGAACGTCAACGTCAAGAAGACCGAGGACTGGACCGGGGCCGACGAGGTCTATGCGCTGCTCAAAAGTGGCAACAAACAAGCCAAAACTCCCGTCAAGAGCCTCAACGACGGCCAATCCGGCAGCTTCGCCCTGCCGCTGCCCAGCCTCATGCCGATCAAGGGGCCGATCTCGGTCCAGATCTACGACGAGGATACCGGCACCTTCTTCGACCGGGACGACCTGATCGTCCACATGCTCTGGCAGCCGCCTTATGGCGGCATCCGCAACACCCGCTCGCGTGACGAAGCGGATTACGACGTCGTCGTGAGGTTCAACAAATGA
- a CDS encoding CIS tube protein has product MSGPLSSGLLRGGLILIDPASGAVQRVISLQYNPETLTRTLQPQATESSGPFSEPLRLKGPPTETFKLEAEIDATDQLEFPDQHPKAVSSGIHPQLAALETIVYPDSDTLIQNNTLLSFGTLEIAPTVAPLTLFVWSKERVVPVRITDFSITEEAFDSALNPIRAKVSLSLKVLHVGDLGFNDKGGHLYMVYQQRKERLAADAGLGSLASLGLSGLP; this is encoded by the coding sequence ATGAGCGGCCCTCTCTCCTCCGGCTTGCTGCGCGGCGGCCTGATCCTGATCGACCCGGCCAGCGGCGCCGTCCAGCGGGTCATTTCGCTGCAGTACAACCCGGAAACCCTGACCCGAACGCTGCAACCGCAGGCCACCGAGTCGAGCGGCCCATTTTCCGAGCCCTTGCGCCTGAAGGGACCGCCAACCGAAACCTTCAAGCTTGAGGCCGAAATCGACGCCACCGATCAACTGGAATTCCCTGATCAGCATCCTAAGGCCGTCTCATCGGGCATCCATCCGCAACTGGCGGCGCTGGAAACCATTGTTTATCCGGACAGCGACACGCTGATCCAGAACAACACGCTGCTCAGCTTCGGCACCCTGGAAATCGCCCCGACGGTGGCGCCGCTGACCCTCTTCGTGTGGAGCAAGGAACGTGTCGTACCGGTGCGCATCACCGATTTTTCGATTACCGAAGAGGCTTTCGACAGCGCGCTCAACCCCATCCGCGCAAAGGTTTCCCTGAGTCTCAAGGTCCTCCATGTCGGCGACCTCGGTTTCAACGACAAGGGCGGCCATCTTTATATGGTTTATCAGCAGCGCAAGGAACGCCTGGCGGCCGATGCCGGCCTTGGCAGCCTGGCCTCGCTGGGATTGAGTGGACTGCCATGA
- a CDS encoding LysM domain-containing protein: protein MSIERFPPNSRYNGVPTAELAGPDGEKIVYLRRRFIPDPATLVTVGEVQVQGGDRLDRLAATNLGDPIQYWRIADGNGAQVPSDLEHPGDTLRLTLPAGLGGGGA, encoded by the coding sequence ATGAGCATCGAACGTTTCCCGCCCAACAGCCGCTACAACGGCGTACCAACAGCCGAACTGGCTGGCCCTGACGGCGAAAAGATCGTCTATCTGCGCCGCCGCTTCATCCCCGATCCGGCGACACTGGTCACCGTCGGCGAAGTCCAGGTCCAGGGCGGCGACCGTCTCGACCGGCTGGCCGCGACCAATCTCGGCGACCCGATCCAGTACTGGCGCATCGCCGACGGCAATGGCGCCCAGGTGCCAAGCGATCTTGAACATCCCGGCGACACGCTGCGCCTGACCCTGCCGGCCGGCCTCGGAGGCGGCGGTGCTTAA
- a CDS encoding phage baseplate assembly protein V, producing the protein MTEKTRHYGKFRGVVLNNIDPMQMGRIQVQVPDVLGPTLSSWAMPCVPFAGIQSGVFVQPQVGAGVWVEFEQGDADYPIWVGGFWGSAGEVPALALAGLPVSPSIVMQTGNQNTLMISDLPGPTGGILLKTMTGAMISISEIGITISNGQGATIMLTGPTVNINNGALTVI; encoded by the coding sequence ATGACTGAAAAAACACGCCATTACGGCAAATTCCGCGGGGTAGTGCTCAACAACATCGACCCCATGCAGATGGGCCGCATCCAGGTCCAGGTGCCCGATGTGCTCGGCCCGACGCTGTCGTCGTGGGCCATGCCATGCGTCCCGTTTGCCGGCATCCAGAGCGGCGTTTTCGTCCAGCCGCAGGTTGGCGCCGGCGTCTGGGTCGAGTTCGAGCAGGGCGACGCCGACTATCCGATCTGGGTCGGCGGCTTCTGGGGTTCGGCCGGTGAAGTGCCGGCGCTGGCCCTGGCCGGGCTACCGGTGTCGCCGAGCATCGTCATGCAGACCGGCAACCAGAACACGCTGATGATCTCCGACCTGCCCGGTCCGACCGGCGGCATCCTGCTCAAGACGATGACCGGAGCGATGATTTCGATCAGCGAGATCGGCATCACCATTTCCAACGGCCAGGGCGCCACCATCATGCTCACCGGCCCGACGGTGAACATCAACAACGGCGCCCTGACGGTGATCTGA
- a CDS encoding DUF4280 domain-containing protein produces MPGFLLHLGATVLCAHGGQATPSAPNPRVLLSGQPATTLGAPYMIAGCAMPPPTAGNGPCVTGQWLMGATRVLIGGQPALLQASPSICAPTGTPMTVAVVQTRVTGM; encoded by the coding sequence ATGCCCGGATTCCTCCTTCACCTCGGCGCCACCGTCCTCTGTGCCCACGGCGGCCAGGCCACGCCCAGCGCGCCCAACCCGCGCGTCCTGCTCTCCGGCCAGCCGGCCACCACACTTGGTGCGCCCTACATGATCGCCGGCTGCGCCATGCCGCCGCCGACCGCCGGCAACGGCCCCTGCGTCACCGGCCAATGGCTGATGGGCGCGACGCGGGTGCTGATCGGCGGCCAGCCGGCCTTGCTTCAGGCATCGCCCTCGATCTGCGCGCCAACCGGCACGCCAATGACGGTCGCCGTCGTGCAAACTCGTGTAACGGGGATGTGA
- a CDS encoding GPW/gp25 family protein — translation MNLHFPFQPDNRGRSGEADNDAHLRDMIEQVLFTVPGERVNRPDFGCGLLQLVFAPNSDTLAAAVQMTVHSALQQWLGDRIVVEGVNVEHDDSTLAVDVQYVVRRGQERRLTRFTRGAP, via the coding sequence ATGAACCTCCACTTCCCCTTCCAACCCGACAATCGTGGCCGCAGCGGCGAAGCCGACAACGACGCCCATCTGCGCGACATGATCGAACAGGTGCTGTTCACCGTCCCCGGCGAACGCGTCAATCGACCCGATTTCGGCTGCGGCCTGCTGCAACTGGTCTTCGCGCCGAACAGCGACACGCTGGCCGCCGCCGTCCAGATGACGGTGCATAGCGCCTTGCAGCAATGGCTGGGCGACCGCATCGTCGTCGAAGGCGTCAATGTCGAGCACGATGACAGCACACTCGCCGTCGATGTCCAGTACGTCGTCAGGCGCGGTCAGGAGCGCCGGCTGACCCGCTTCACCCGGGGCGCGCCATGA
- a CDS encoding putative baseplate assembly protein has protein sequence MNRQFRSDNPRRLQLLRDQNPVGKNGIDFVEITSLDQRSLRVVCVHPVSAISRANVRIEGGVRITGIALSAEPVINGREIRLKVEQAGDFSWYTLSLIDPADAEAPAPGFDICLSTIRINFKAGCPSEFDCADLHDCPPDTPPEPRLDYLAKDYDSFRRLMLDRMSQLIPGFAERSPADFTVALVETLAYVGDHLSYTQDAAATEAYLGTARRRTSLRRHARLLDYPLHDGCNARVFVTATVDADAEAKTIPAGTALLAAAGAGDPVRRTDLLDQLPLPGIEVFETLHDQVLHAAHSEIAIHDFADPAYCLPRGTTAAALVNSPALALAAGDVLIFEEILSPTTGKVADLDASHRHPVRLTAVSPGHDDLTNTDLLLINWHNEDALPFPLCVSHEFEIGGALVKQAIAVARGNVVLADHGLTRPWQTLEPPEVGDGGTPALRLPYRPRLRESGLAFAEPYDHDVATNDQLPLSASRVLSQEPRNARPADMMLLADDSSLFGDQPDPNETPWTPQRDLLGSERFAREFVVETENDGSAWLRFGDNQFGAAPITGQRLLARYRLGGGPRGNVGAEAISALVSDDANLMLGIQSLRNPLPATGGAEPETLDAIRLNAPEAFRTQERAVTTDDYARAAERHPDVQRAAARLRWTGSWYTVFLMLDRREGKPVDAAFKATMRAFLERFRLAGYDFEFADPVHVPLDIQLQICVASGYFAADIKAALLEAFTAGVDRHGRPGFFHPDGFTFGTPLYLSAVVARAMAVAGVASVDIRRFQRWGRSAKGELAAGVITADQLEVLRADGDLNFPENGQISFIVEGGS, from the coding sequence ATGAACCGCCAGTTCCGCAGCGACAACCCGCGCCGCCTGCAACTGCTGCGCGACCAGAATCCGGTCGGCAAGAACGGTATCGATTTCGTCGAGATCACCTCGCTCGACCAGCGCAGCCTGCGCGTCGTCTGCGTCCATCCGGTCAGCGCCATCAGCCGCGCCAACGTCCGTATCGAAGGCGGTGTGCGGATTACCGGCATCGCGCTGTCCGCCGAGCCGGTCATCAACGGCCGTGAAATTCGCCTCAAGGTCGAACAGGCTGGCGATTTCTCCTGGTATACGCTGAGCCTGATCGACCCGGCCGACGCCGAAGCGCCAGCCCCCGGTTTTGACATCTGCCTGTCCACCATCCGCATCAACTTCAAGGCAGGCTGCCCCTCCGAATTCGATTGCGCCGACCTCCACGACTGTCCCCCGGACACCCCGCCCGAACCGCGCCTCGATTATCTGGCCAAGGATTACGACAGTTTCCGCCGCCTCATGCTCGACCGCATGTCGCAACTGATACCGGGCTTTGCCGAGCGCAGCCCGGCCGACTTCACGGTGGCGCTGGTCGAGACGCTGGCCTATGTCGGCGACCACCTTTCCTACACGCAGGATGCCGCAGCCACCGAAGCCTACCTCGGCACCGCCCGCCGCCGCACCTCGCTGCGCCGCCATGCCCGGCTCCTTGATTACCCGCTGCACGACGGCTGCAACGCTCGTGTTTTCGTGACGGCTACGGTCGACGCCGATGCCGAGGCAAAAACCATCCCGGCCGGCACCGCTCTGCTGGCTGCGGCCGGTGCCGGCGACCCGGTTCGCCGCACGGACTTGCTCGACCAGTTGCCGCTGCCCGGCATCGAGGTCTTCGAAACCCTGCACGATCAGGTGCTGCACGCCGCCCACAGCGAAATTGCCATCCACGACTTTGCCGACCCGGCCTACTGCCTGCCGCGTGGCACGACGGCCGCAGCGCTGGTTAACTCGCCAGCCCTGGCGCTAGCGGCCGGCGACGTGCTGATCTTCGAAGAAATCCTCAGCCCGACCACCGGCAAGGTGGCCGATCTCGATGCCAGCCACCGCCACCCGGTCCGCCTGACCGCCGTCAGCCCCGGCCACGACGACCTGACCAACACCGACCTGCTACTCATCAACTGGCACAACGAAGATGCGCTGCCCTTCCCGCTCTGCGTCAGCCATGAATTCGAGATCGGCGGCGCGCTCGTCAAGCAGGCCATCGCCGTCGCCCGCGGCAATGTCGTCCTCGCCGACCACGGCCTGACCCGGCCCTGGCAAACGCTGGAGCCGCCCGAGGTGGGCGATGGCGGCACGCCTGCCCTGCGCCTGCCCTACCGACCGCGTCTCAGGGAATCTGGCCTTGCCTTCGCCGAGCCCTACGATCACGACGTGGCGACCAACGACCAGTTACCGCTCTCGGCCAGCCGCGTGCTGAGCCAGGAGCCGCGCAATGCACGGCCGGCCGACATGATGCTGCTGGCTGACGATTCCAGCCTGTTCGGCGACCAGCCCGACCCCAATGAAACGCCGTGGACGCCGCAACGTGACTTGCTCGGCAGCGAACGTTTCGCCCGCGAATTCGTCGTCGAAACCGAAAACGATGGCAGCGCCTGGCTACGTTTCGGCGACAACCAGTTTGGCGCCGCGCCGATCACCGGCCAGCGCCTGCTCGCCCGCTACCGGCTGGGCGGCGGACCGCGTGGAAACGTCGGCGCCGAAGCCATCAGCGCCCTGGTCAGCGACGATGCCAACCTGATGCTGGGCATCCAGTCCTTGCGCAACCCGTTACCAGCGACTGGCGGCGCCGAACCCGAAACGCTCGACGCCATCCGCCTCAACGCTCCGGAAGCCTTCCGCACCCAGGAGCGCGCTGTCACCACCGACGACTACGCCCGAGCCGCCGAGCGCCACCCCGACGTGCAGCGCGCCGCTGCCCGCCTGCGCTGGACGGGCAGCTGGTACACCGTTTTCCTGATGCTCGACCGCCGTGAAGGCAAGCCGGTCGATGCGGCATTCAAGGCGACCATGCGCGCCTTCCTCGAACGTTTCCGGCTGGCCGGCTACGACTTCGAATTCGCCGATCCGGTGCATGTCCCGCTCGATATCCAGTTGCAAATCTGCGTCGCCAGCGGCTACTTCGCCGCCGACATCAAAGCCGCGCTGCTCGAAGCCTTCACCGCCGGCGTCGACCGCCATGGCCGGCCCGGCTTCTTCCACCCCGACGGCTTCACCTTCGGCACGCCACTCTATTTGTCCGCCGTTGTCGCCCGCGCCATGGCCGTGGCCGGCGTCGCTTCCGTCGACATCCGCCGCTTCCAGCGCTGGGGACGCAGCGCCAAGGGCGAACTGGCGGCTGGCGTCATCACCGCCGATCAGCTCGAAGTCCTGCGTGCCGACGGCGACCTCAATTTCCCTGAAAACGGCCAGATCAGCTTCATCGTGGAGGGCGGATCATGA